The proteins below come from a single Zea mays cultivar B73 chromosome 8, Zm-B73-REFERENCE-NAM-5.0, whole genome shotgun sequence genomic window:
- the LOC103636156 gene encoding WUSCHEL-related homeobox 7-like (The RefSeq protein has 1 substitution compared to this genomic sequence): MASSFNNKTSHWPSMFRSKHAAEPWQAQPDISSSPPSLLSGGGSSSTTTIGRCLKHPLSGYSGGEERTPDPKPRWNPRPEQIRILEAIFNSGMVNPPRDEIPRIRMRLQEYGQVGDANVFYWFQNRKSRSKNKQRTGQLGLGLARAPGCGAAAPPVTPQPLIQNQFQVLASPAQAPASSSSSSSDRSSGSSKPAPQPMSATAAAMNFPGPLGAACAQMYYQAHPVAPVSALPAHKVQDPVASDEPVFQPWLQGYFLSAAEVASILGGQYRHDVPVQQQPPATLPAGAFLGLYNEVTEPTVTGHRTCAWGPAGLGQFWPVGGADHHQHHKHNTTAATNTVARDAAHEHATTLGLLQYGFEASAAMETASAAVPLAASPGTAASVATAGLTSLPASTNAVVVNYDLLQGLAVPGSGSGAVGVSTGGAPPVAVAAAPTAAQEGVVVALCITDSVTGKSVAHNVAAARLDVRAQFGEAAVLLRAVGDRGGLDLVPVPVDALGCTVEPLQHGAFYYVLV; this comes from the exons ATGGCCTCCTCCTTCAACAACAAAACCAGTCACTGGCCGAGCATGTTTAGGTCCAAGCACGCCGCTGAGCCGTGGCAGGCGCAGCCTGACATCAGCAGCTCGCCGCCGTCGCTCCTCTCAGGTGGCGGCTCTAGCAGCACCACCACCATCGGCCGCTGCCTCAAGCACCCCCTCTCAGGTTACTCAG GTGGCGAGGAGCGGACCCCGGATCCGAAGCCCCGGTGGAACCCCAGGCCGGAGCAGATCCGGATTCTGGAGGCCATCTTCAACTCCGGCATGGTCAACCCGCCGCGCGACGAGATCCCCCGCATCCGCATGCGCCTGCAGGAGTACGGCCAGGTCGGCGACGCCAACGTCTTCTACTGGTTCCAGAAccgcaagtcccgctccaagaacaaGCAGCGCACCGGACAGCTGGGGCTGGGCCTTGCGCGCGCGCCGGGTTGCGGGGCCGCTGCGCCGCCCGTCACGCCGCAGCCCTTGATCCAGAACCAATTCCAGGTGCTCGCCTCGCCCGCGCAGGCGCCAGcttcctcgtcctcgtcctcctccGACCGCTCCTCTGGGTCCAGCAAGCCGGCGCCGCAGCCGATGTCCGCGACGGCAGCGGCCATGAACTTTCCAGGGCCGCTCGGCGCGGCGTGTGCGCAGATGTACTACCAAGCCCACCCCGTGGCGCCGGTCTCGGCGTTGCCAGCGCACAAGGTGCAGGACCCTGTAGCCTCCGACGAGCCCGTCTTCCAGCCGTGGCCACAAGGCTACTTCCTGTCGGCTGCCGAGGTCGCCAGCATTCTCGGGGGCCAGTACAGGCACGACGTGcccgtgcagcagcagccaccggcGACGTTGCCTGCGGGAGCGTTCTTGGGGCTGTACAACGAGGTGACAGAGCCGACTGTCACTGGTCACAGGACATGCGCCTGGGGCCCGGCGGGGCTCGGGCAGTTCTGGCCCGTGGGCGGCGCTGATCACCATCAGCACCACAAGCACAATACCACCGCGGCGACCAACACCGTAGCAAGGGACGCGGCGCACGAGCACGCCACGACGCTGGGGTTGCTGCAGTACGGCTTCGAAGCTAGCGCGGCCATGGAGACGGCTTCCGCGGCGGTGCCCCTTGCTGCGTCGCCGGGAACCGCTGCGAGCGTGGCGACGGCTGGGCTCACATCTTTGCCTGCAAGTACTAATGCTGTTGTCGTCAACTATGATCTGCTGCAAG GACTGGCAGTGCCCGGGTCCGGGTCCGGGGCCGTCGGTGTCAGCACCGGCGGTGCACCGCCTGTCGCCGTTGCCGCGGCGCCCACGGCAGCGCAGGAGGGCGTCGTCGTAGCACTGTGCATCACGGACAGCGTCACGGGCAAGAGCGTGGCACACAACGTCGCGGCTGCCAGGCTCGACGTGAGGGCGCAGTTCGGCGAGGCGGCCGTTCTGCTCCGCGCCGTCGGCGACCGCGGCGGGCTCGACCTCGTGCCCGTCCCCGTCGACGCGTTGGGCTGCACAGTGGAGCCGCTCCAGCACGGTGCCTTTTACTACGTGCTGGTATAA